AGCTTGGGGGTGTGGGGTGGGAATGCAGTTAAGGAGGTGGGAAGGGCAGAGTTAAGGGGATTTGGGGGCAGAGTTAAAggaatgggaaggggaagagtTAAGGGGTCAGAATAGGAAGAGTTAAGGGATTGCGATGGGGCAGAGTTaaggggatgggatgggcagAGTTAAAGGAATAGGATGGGCAGAGTTAAGGGGATTTGGGGGCAGTTaaggggatgggatgggcagAGTTAAAGGAATGGGATGGACAGAATTAAGGGGTTGGAATAGGAATAGTTAAGGGAATGTGATGGGGCAGAGTTAGTTAAGGGGGTGGGATGGGCAGAGTTAAGGGTATAGGATGGGGCAGAGTTAAGGGGATTTGGGGGCAGAGTTAAGGGAATGGGATGGGCAGAATTAAGGGGTTGGAATAGGAAGAGTTAAGGGATTGTGATGGGGCAGAGTTaaggggatgggatgggcagAGTTaaggggatgggatgggcagAGTTAAGGGGATTTGGGGGCAGAGTTAAGGGGATGGGATGATGGGTAGAGTTAAGTGGACACCGCACTGTCGGTTTGGGGAAGCTGTGGGCATTCACGGGACACCCCCCATGATCTCCCCATGTCTCTGGTCAGGTGCTGGCCCGCAGCCCGCCGTGCCCCAGCGGTGCCTACACTCAGTCCGGcgagtgctgctcctcctgccctcccgGCTTCGGGGCGGTCGTGCCCTGCGGCCTCAACAACACCCAGTGTGAGCCCTGCGCCCAAAGTGAGTGCCACCCCAGAGCCCCACGCCGACCCCTCTTGCCACCCACTCCCCTCACCCCTTCTCTGTGTGCCCGCAGACCGCACCTTCTCGGCGTCGAGCAGCGCGGTAGAGCcgtgccagccctgcaggctgtgccaggAGGGTTACGGGGccgtgcagccctgcagcccggAGCGGGACACCGAGTGCCAGCCGTGTCCCCAGGGCTCCTTCTCGGAGGAGCGCAGCGCCCAggctccctgcctgccctgccagcctggctgtggACCTGGCCAAGTGATGCGCCGTGCCTGCAGCCGCCTCTCCGACACGCTCTGCATGGGTGAGCCCCTATGGGACGCTGCGGggccgtgcctcagtttccccatttGTAGGGCTGAGGCATGCGCCTCACTCTTAGGGTGCACAGCAAAGAGAATGGAGGTGCAATGCGCCACGGGGTGATCTCGAAGCACCCCTTATCCCCGCATCCCGTACTGTGCACCCCTTCTTTAATCAttcaggttgggaaagacctcttaagatccccaagtccaaccccagcccaccccaccatgcccactgaccacgtcccccagtgccacatctccacggttcaggaacacctccagggatggtgactccccccCCAcaaccctgggcagcctgttctcgTACGTTCCCACTCTTTCAGAGCTCTGAGCCCCCCTTGGAGCCCCCCACCACCCAcactcccccctcccccccacggccagctgctgccccacggCTGTCATCACGCCCCGCATGCAGCAGATGCTCCCGGCAGCGCCGGCGCTGGGGCTTTGATGTGGTTGGGAAGGGATGGGGGAGGTTTGATGGGAGGGGGCACCTCTCCCTTTCACCCCATAGCACTGGATCTCATTTCCTCCCATCCGAAAACTCTCTCTGGTCCCACCTGTGGGTGCCATTTTGGGTACCCCAACCCCATTCCAAGGGGAAACGGAGGCAGTGGCATCAGTGGGGGCATGAGGGGTTTTCTCATCCCTCATCCCCACAGAGAAGGACCTGCAGGTCCCAAAACGGGCCGAAGGAGACCCCCCCAAGGAGGGCAGCGCAGACCCCACCGCCTCCGCCGCCTCCGCCTCCACGTTCGTCCCTCCCATCCCCGAGGACGTGGGGCAGAACATCATCCCCGTGTACTGCTCCCTCCTGGCCGCCGTGGTGGTGGGTCTGCTCGCCTACGTGGCCTTCAAGTGGTAGGTTTGGGCTTTCTAGGAGGAGGGGGGNNNNNNNNNNNNNNNNNNNNNNNNNNNNNNNNNNNNNNNNNNNNNNNNNNNNNNNNNNNNNNNNNNNNNNNNNNNNNNNNNNNNNNNNNNNNNNNNNNNNNNNNNNNNNNNNNNNNNNNNNNNNNNNNNNNNNNNNNNNNNNNNNNNNNNNNNNNNNNNNNNNNNNNNNNNNNNNNNNNNNNNNNNNNNNNNNNNNNNNNNNNNNNNNNNNNNNNNNNNNNNNNNNNNNNNNNNNNNNNNNNNNNNNNNNNNNNNNNNNNNNNNNNNNNNNNNNNNNNNNNNNNNNNNNNNNNNNNNNNNNNNNNNNNNNNNNNNNNNNNNNNNNNNNNNNNNNNNNNNNNNNNNNNNNNNNNNNNNNNNNNNNNNNNNNNNNNNNNNNNNNNNNNNNNNNNNNNNNNNNNNNNNNNNNNNNNNNNNNNNNNNNNNNNNNNNNNNNNNNNNNNNNNNNNNNNNNNNNNNNNNNNNNNNNNNNNNNNNNNNNNNNNNNNNNNNNNNNNNNNNNNNNNNNNNNNNNNNNNNNNNNNNNNNNNNNNNNNNNNNNNNNNNNNNNNNNNNNNNNNNNNNNNNNNNNNNNNNNNNNNNNNNNNNNNNNNNNNNNNNNNNNNNNNNNNNNNNNNNNNNNNNNNNNNNNNNNNNNNNNNNNNNNNNNNNNNNNNNNNNNNNNNNNNNNNNNNNNNNNNNNNNNNNNNNNNNNNNNNNNNNNNNNNNNNNNNNNNNNNNNNNNNNNNNNNNNNNNNNNNNNNNNNNNNNNNNNNNNNNNNNNNNNNNNNNNNNNNNNNNNNNNNNNNNNNNNNNNNNNNNNNNNNNNNNNNNNNNNNNNNNNNNNNNNNNNNNNNNNNNNNNNNNNNNNNNNNNNNNNNNNNNNNNNNNNNNNNNNNNNNNNNNNNNNNNNNNNNNNNNNNNNNNNNNNNNNNNNNNNNNNNNNNNNNNNNNNNNNNNNNNNNNNNNNNNNNNNNNNNNNNNNNNNNNNNNNNNNNNNNNNNNNNNNNNNNNNNNNNNNNNNNNNNNNNNNNNNNNNNNNNNNNNNNNNNNNNNNNNNNNNNNNNNNNNNNNNNNNNNNNNNNNNNNNNNNNNNNNNNNNNNNNNNNNNNNNNNNNNNNNNNNNNNNNNNNNNNN
The Numida meleagris isolate 19003 breed g44 Domestic line unplaced genomic scaffold, NumMel1.0 unplaced_Scaffold997, whole genome shotgun sequence genome window above contains:
- the LOC110392104 gene encoding tumor necrosis factor receptor superfamily member 16-like (The sequence of the model RefSeq protein was modified relative to this genomic sequence to represent the inferred CDS: added 163 bases not found in genome assembly) — its product is HVSGQVLARSPPCPSGAYTQSGECCSSCPPGFGAVVPCGLNNTQCEPCAQNRTFSASSSAVEPCQPCRLCQEGYGAVQPCSPERDTECQPCPQGSFSEERSAQAPCLPCQPGCGPGQVMRRACSRLSDTLCMEKDLQVPKRAEGDPPKEGSADPTASAASASTFVPPIPEDVGQNIIPVYCSLLAAVVVGLLAYVAFKCWHTCRQKQQLAKARAAELGTAAEGEKLHSDSGVFLDTHSLQEPHQIGKAPRLEA